A stretch of the Haloarcula ordinaria genome encodes the following:
- the twy1 gene encoding 4-demethylwyosine synthase TYW1: MSESDGPMQVDDPNYHSENHTAAQSCGWTKNALRGEGKCYKYAFYGIESHRCIQMTPVVKCNERCVFCWRDHAGHAYELGDVEWDDPAAVADASLSLQKRLLSGFGGHDEVPRERFEEAMEPRHVAISLDGEPTLYPYLPELVDEFHARDITTFLVSNGTNPEMLARCDPTQLYVSVDAPDRKTFDETVKAVEDDAWDTLIDTLDVLAGKDETRTVIRTTLVKGHNMHHPAWYAAMCDRADADFVELKAYMHVGHSRGRLDRDSMPDHDEVRDFTEQVGAFLPDHDTIKEVEPSRVAMLAREADTWVPKLDKGSEFWARDPVAEY; this comes from the coding sequence ATGAGCGAATCGGACGGTCCCATGCAGGTAGACGACCCGAACTACCACAGCGAGAACCACACCGCCGCCCAGTCGTGTGGCTGGACGAAGAACGCCCTGCGCGGCGAGGGCAAATGTTACAAGTACGCCTTCTATGGCATCGAGTCACACCGCTGCATCCAGATGACCCCCGTCGTCAAGTGCAACGAGCGCTGCGTCTTCTGCTGGCGGGACCACGCCGGCCACGCCTACGAACTGGGCGACGTCGAGTGGGACGACCCAGCGGCCGTCGCCGACGCCTCGCTTTCTCTCCAGAAACGGCTCCTCTCGGGCTTCGGCGGTCACGACGAGGTGCCCCGCGAGCGCTTCGAGGAGGCGATGGAGCCCCGCCACGTCGCCATCTCGCTCGACGGCGAACCGACGCTCTACCCCTACCTGCCCGAACTCGTCGACGAGTTCCACGCCAGAGACATCACCACGTTCCTCGTCTCGAACGGGACCAACCCCGAGATGCTCGCTCGCTGTGACCCCACGCAGCTGTACGTCTCCGTGGACGCCCCGGACCGCAAGACGTTCGACGAGACGGTGAAGGCCGTCGAAGACGACGCCTGGGACACCCTTATCGACACGCTGGACGTGCTGGCGGGGAAAGACGAGACGCGGACCGTCATCCGAACAACGCTCGTGAAGGGCCACAACATGCACCATCCGGCCTGGTACGCGGCGATGTGTGACCGGGCCGACGCCGACTTCGTCGAGCTGAAAGCGTACATGCACGTCGGCCACTCGCGGGGCCGACTCGACCGGGATTCGATGCCCGACCACGACGAGGTCCGCGACTTCACCGAGCAGGTCGGCGCGTTCCTCCCGGACCACGACACGATCAAAGAGGTCGAGCCCTCCCGCGTCGCGATGCTCGCACGCGAGGCGGACACCTGGGTGCCGAAACTCGACAAGGGAAGCGAGTTCTGGGCCCGGGACCCGGTCGCCGAGTACTGA
- a CDS encoding Gfo/Idh/MocA family protein, producing the protein MRFGIISTADIGVQSVLPGIAASEHEIAAVASRDGARAEDVAEQFDAPSAYDGYDAMLDDDTLDAVYIPLPNGLHAEWIRRAADAGLHVLCEKPLTGNAAETEAVFDYCEARDVVLMEAFMYRFHPLTERALEIVETELGEVRSVTSTFTFRIPDDAEDIRLDPDLAGGSIMDVGCYAISAARLFLGNPDRVYGETTDRRDCGVDTEMTGVLSYDDGATASVQSGFETPLTQYYRVRTTDGWLRADPTFDIGVENSTSLTYSVDGETTTEQFDPTDHYRLEVEHFADCVERDVTPRVDRTESVEIMRIIDAIKESADLGGPVALE; encoded by the coding sequence ATGCGCTTTGGCATCATCAGTACGGCCGATATCGGCGTCCAGTCAGTCCTTCCGGGTATCGCCGCGAGCGAGCACGAAATCGCCGCTGTCGCCTCCCGAGACGGCGCGCGGGCCGAAGACGTAGCCGAACAGTTCGACGCCCCGTCCGCATACGACGGCTACGATGCGATGCTGGACGACGACACCCTCGACGCGGTGTACATCCCGCTGCCGAACGGCCTCCACGCCGAGTGGATTCGCCGGGCGGCCGACGCCGGGCTGCACGTCCTCTGTGAGAAACCACTCACCGGGAACGCCGCGGAGACCGAGGCAGTGTTCGACTACTGCGAGGCACGCGACGTCGTGCTCATGGAGGCGTTCATGTACCGCTTCCACCCGCTGACCGAGCGCGCGCTCGAGATTGTCGAGACGGAGCTGGGCGAGGTCCGATCGGTCACCTCGACGTTCACGTTCCGGATACCCGACGACGCCGAGGACATCCGACTCGACCCGGACCTCGCGGGCGGGAGCATCATGGACGTCGGGTGCTACGCCATCAGCGCCGCACGCCTGTTCCTCGGCAACCCCGACCGGGTGTACGGCGAGACCACGGACCGCCGGGACTGCGGTGTCGATACCGAGATGACGGGTGTCCTCTCGTACGACGACGGCGCCACGGCCAGCGTCCAGTCCGGCTTCGAGACGCCGCTCACCCAGTACTACCGCGTCAGGACCACGGACGGCTGGCTCCGGGCCGACCCCACCTTCGACATCGGCGTCGAGAATTCAACTTCGCTGACCTACTCTGTCGACGGTGAGACGACGACCGAGCAGTTCGACCCGACGGACCACTACCGGCTGGAGGTCGAACACTTCGCGGACTGCGTCGAGCGCGACGTGACACCACGGGTCGACCGGACCGAGAGCGTCGAAATCATGCGCATCATCGACGCTATCAAGGAGAGCGCTGACCTGGGCGGCCCGGTGGCGTTGGAGTGA
- the gfo6 gene encoding D-xylose 1-dehydrogenase Gfo6 codes for MKDWLDGYDERDWQTTTEGTVRYALLGLGWWSIDVALPAIENSDLGEVTTLVSSSTEKAERLADEHGVAHGISYDEFHDGAATDAYDAVYVGTPNAYHLEYVESAAAMGKAVICEKPMESTVDRAERMVEVAESEAIPLMIAYRMQTDPTVRRAKELVEAGFVGDPVSVYGNNSQPLLEMIPDEDQWRLDPDLSGYGTSVMDLGIYSLNTARFILDRDPVSVQSQMRSDHEAFSEVPDERSGSLLVLEDGVRMVTTASQHAHEDTQLKITGTEGQIDLRPAFHGECKMHLSRGEMTASVAHEGFDSQREMREEFDFFADRLLTDGDIPADGRHGLQDMRIIRAVHQAAESGDVVTL; via the coding sequence ATGAAAGACTGGCTCGACGGTTACGACGAACGGGACTGGCAGACGACTACCGAGGGCACGGTCAGATACGCGCTGCTCGGCCTCGGGTGGTGGAGTATCGACGTGGCGTTGCCCGCTATCGAGAACTCCGACCTCGGCGAGGTGACCACCCTCGTCAGCAGCTCGACGGAGAAGGCCGAGCGGCTGGCCGACGAGCACGGGGTCGCCCACGGCATCAGCTACGACGAGTTCCACGACGGTGCCGCGACCGACGCCTACGACGCCGTCTACGTGGGCACGCCGAACGCCTACCACCTCGAATACGTCGAGAGCGCGGCGGCCATGGGGAAGGCCGTCATCTGCGAGAAACCGATGGAGTCGACCGTCGACCGGGCCGAGCGGATGGTCGAGGTCGCCGAGAGCGAGGCCATCCCGCTGATGATCGCCTACCGGATGCAGACCGACCCGACGGTCCGGCGCGCGAAAGAGCTCGTGGAGGCCGGGTTCGTCGGCGACCCCGTCTCGGTGTACGGGAACAACAGCCAGCCGTTGCTGGAGATGATTCCCGACGAGGACCAGTGGCGACTCGACCCCGACCTCTCGGGGTACGGCACCTCCGTGATGGACCTGGGTATCTACTCGCTGAACACGGCGCGGTTCATCCTCGACCGGGACCCGGTGTCGGTCCAGTCACAGATGCGCTCCGACCACGAGGCGTTCAGCGAGGTGCCCGACGAGCGCTCCGGGTCGCTGCTCGTCCTCGAAGACGGCGTTCGGATGGTCACCACAGCCAGCCAGCACGCCCACGAGGACACCCAGCTCAAGATAACGGGCACGGAGGGCCAGATAGACCTCCGACCGGCGTTCCACGGGGAGTGCAAGATGCATCTCTCGCGGGGCGAGATGACGGCGTCCGTCGCGCACGAGGGGTTCGACTCCCAGCGGGAGATGCGCGAGGAGTTCGACTTCTTCGCCGACCGGCTCCTCACTGACGGCGACATCCCCGCCGACGGGCGCCACGGGCTGCAGGACATGCGTATCATCCGTGCCGTCCACCAGGCCGCCGAAAGCGGCGACGTCGTCACGCTCTAG
- a CDS encoding mandelate racemase/muconate lactonizing enzyme family protein: MHYGNLRDPNAEYTMRDLSSETMGLTADRGQRRDVEITDVQSVIVDGNYPWTLVRVYTDAGPVGNGEAYWGGALPEIIERLTPFVVGENPLDIDRLYEHMVQKMSGEGSIGGKDIAAISGIELALHDVAGKILDVPAYQLLGGKYRDEVRTYCDCHTEDEADPEACADEAERVVDELGYDALKFDLDVPSGHEKDRANRHLRKPEIDHKAEIVRQVTERVGDKADAAFDCHWAFASGSAKRLARELEQYDVWWLEDPVPPENHDVQREVTQSTGTPIAVGENVYRTHGQRRLITEQAVDIVAPDVPKVGGMRETMKIATLADMFYVPLAMHNVSSPIGTMASAQVGAAIPNSLAVEYHSYELGWWEGLVEEDDLIVDGYMEIPERPGLGLTLDFDAVEEHLADGQELFDEA, translated from the coding sequence ATGCACTACGGTAACTTGCGAGACCCCAACGCGGAGTACACGATGCGGGACCTCTCGTCGGAGACGATGGGCCTCACCGCCGACCGGGGCCAGCGACGCGACGTGGAGATAACTGACGTCCAGTCGGTCATCGTCGACGGGAACTACCCGTGGACGCTGGTCCGCGTCTACACCGACGCGGGTCCCGTCGGTAACGGAGAGGCGTACTGGGGCGGTGCGTTGCCCGAGATAATCGAGCGCCTGACGCCGTTCGTCGTCGGGGAGAACCCGCTGGACATCGACCGCCTGTACGAGCACATGGTCCAGAAGATGTCCGGCGAGGGCTCCATCGGCGGGAAGGACATCGCCGCCATCTCCGGCATCGAGCTCGCCCTGCACGACGTCGCCGGCAAGATTCTCGACGTCCCCGCCTATCAGCTACTGGGCGGGAAGTACCGTGACGAAGTCCGGACGTACTGTGACTGCCACACCGAGGACGAAGCAGACCCCGAGGCCTGTGCCGACGAGGCCGAACGCGTCGTCGACGAACTGGGGTACGACGCCCTGAAGTTCGACCTCGACGTGCCGTCGGGCCACGAGAAGGACCGGGCGAACCGCCACCTCCGGAAACCGGAGATCGACCACAAGGCCGAAATCGTCCGGCAGGTCACCGAACGCGTCGGTGACAAGGCAGACGCCGCCTTCGACTGCCACTGGGCGTTCGCCAGCGGGAGCGCGAAGCGCCTCGCCCGCGAACTGGAGCAGTACGACGTCTGGTGGCTCGAGGACCCGGTCCCGCCGGAGAACCACGACGTGCAGCGCGAGGTCACGCAGTCGACCGGGACGCCGATCGCCGTCGGCGAGAACGTCTACCGCACTCACGGCCAGCGCCGACTCATCACCGAGCAAGCCGTCGACATCGTCGCGCCGGACGTCCCGAAGGTCGGCGGGATGCGCGAGACGATGAAGATCGCGACGCTCGCCGACATGTTCTACGTCCCGCTGGCGATGCACAACGTCTCCTCACCGATCGGGACGATGGCCTCCGCACAGGTCGGCGCCGCTATCCCGAACTCCCTGGCCGTCGAGTACCACTCCTACGAACTGGGCTGGTGGGAGGGCCTGGTCGAAGAGGACGACCTCATCGTCGACGGCTACATGGAGATTCCCGAGAGGCCCGGACTCGGCCTGACGCTGGATTTCGACGCGGTCGAGGAACACCTGGCCGACGGCCAGGAACTGTTCGACGAAGCCTGA
- a CDS encoding NifU family protein, which produces MSTETEGGDDLRERITNFLRRNFPQIQMHGGSAAIQELDREAGSVTIQLGGACSGCGISPMTIQAIKTRMTKEIPEINEVVARTGMDGGEGMSGGADGMSPSFPGESRGGDVGDDEGPEAPF; this is translated from the coding sequence ATGAGCACGGAAACTGAGGGCGGAGACGACCTTCGCGAGCGCATCACGAACTTCCTGCGCCGGAACTTCCCGCAGATTCAGATGCACGGCGGCAGCGCGGCCATCCAGGAGCTCGACCGCGAGGCGGGCAGCGTCACCATCCAGCTGGGTGGCGCCTGTTCGGGCTGTGGTATCTCGCCGATGACCATCCAGGCCATCAAGACCCGTATGACCAAGGAGATCCCCGAGATCAACGAGGTCGTCGCCCGCACCGGAATGGACGGCGGCGAGGGGATGTCCGGCGGCGCGGACGGTATGAGCCCGTCGTTCCCCGGCGAGTCCCGCGGCGGCGACGTCGGCGACGACGAAGGCCCCGAAGCGCCGTTCTGA
- a CDS encoding SDR family NAD(P)-dependent oxidoreductase, which yields METDLTDKTALVTGAGRGMGRETALTLAENGADVLVNDLDEPVAEETAADAREHGVDAVGIGADVSDAAEVAAMVEHGTAELGQIDILVNNAGVGDAGPFLDESYDDTFELNLDVHLHGSLNTCREVVDGMVENGYGKIVNFTSIHTKNGVGMSPAYDVGKYSLLGLTKSLALELGREGVRVNAVAPGWANTRMIEGFSDAVTQQILDNNPLGAFAEPEEVANAVLFLASPASDYVNGHELRVDGGQVPIDSWRLDTR from the coding sequence ATGGAAACCGATCTCACCGACAAGACTGCGCTCGTGACGGGTGCAGGGAGAGGCATGGGACGAGAGACTGCACTCACGCTCGCCGAGAACGGGGCCGACGTCCTGGTCAACGACCTCGACGAGCCGGTCGCCGAAGAGACCGCGGCGGACGCCCGCGAGCACGGCGTCGACGCCGTCGGCATCGGTGCCGACGTCAGCGACGCGGCCGAGGTGGCCGCGATGGTCGAGCACGGGACGGCCGAGCTCGGACAGATCGACATCCTCGTCAACAACGCCGGCGTCGGCGACGCCGGGCCCTTCCTCGACGAGTCCTACGACGACACGTTCGAGTTGAACCTCGATGTCCACCTCCACGGGTCGCTGAACACCTGTCGCGAGGTCGTCGACGGGATGGTCGAAAACGGTTACGGGAAGATTGTCAACTTCACCTCCATCCACACGAAGAACGGCGTGGGGATGTCGCCCGCCTACGACGTGGGGAAGTACAGCCTGCTGGGCCTGACCAAGAGCCTCGCGCTGGAACTCGGTCGCGAAGGGGTCAGAGTCAACGCCGTCGCGCCGGGCTGGGCGAACACCCGGATGATCGAGGGCTTCAGCGACGCCGTCACCCAGCAGATCCTCGACAACAACCCGCTGGGTGCGTTCGCGGAGCCAGAGGAAGTCGCCAACGCCGTCCTCTTCCTGGCGTCGCCGGCCAGCGACTACGTCAACGGCCACGAGCTGCGCGTCGACGGCGGCCAGGTCCCCATCGACAGCTGGCGACTGGATACCCGCTAG
- the dgoD gene encoding galactonate dehydratase produces MSSDTGANRIVDYELFEVPPRWLFLRVETADGTVGWGEPVVEGRAHTVRAAVEELMENYLLGENPANIEDHWQTMYRGGFYRGGPILMSAIAGIDQALWDIKGKQLGASVHQLLGGAARDRIRVYQWIGGDRPSEVADQAEQQVDAGFSALKMNGTAEMERVDDPATVAAAVDRLREVREAVGDEVDIGVDFHGRVSKPMAKRLAKALEPYEPMFIEEPVLPEHNDALPDIASHTTIPIATGERMFSRWDYKEIFEDGSVDVIQPDLSHAGGITEVKKIASMAEAYDVALAPHCPLGPIALASCIQVDACSPNALIQEQSLNIHYNETTDVLDYLADPSVFEYQDGFVAIPDEPGLGIDIDEDYVREQSGESVNWHNPVWRHDDGSVAEW; encoded by the coding sequence ATGAGTTCGGACACGGGCGCCAATCGAATCGTCGACTACGAGCTGTTCGAGGTCCCGCCACGCTGGCTCTTCCTGCGTGTCGAGACCGCCGACGGCACGGTCGGCTGGGGCGAACCGGTCGTCGAGGGTCGGGCGCACACCGTCCGTGCGGCCGTCGAGGAGCTCATGGAGAACTACCTGCTGGGCGAGAATCCGGCGAACATCGAAGACCACTGGCAGACGATGTACCGCGGCGGCTTCTACCGCGGCGGTCCCATCCTGATGTCGGCCATCGCCGGCATCGACCAGGCGCTCTGGGACATCAAGGGCAAGCAACTCGGCGCGTCGGTCCACCAACTGCTCGGCGGGGCCGCGCGGGACCGCATCCGCGTCTATCAGTGGATCGGCGGCGACCGTCCCTCCGAGGTCGCCGACCAGGCCGAGCAGCAGGTCGACGCCGGCTTCTCCGCGCTGAAGATGAACGGGACCGCCGAGATGGAGCGCGTCGACGACCCGGCGACGGTCGCGGCCGCGGTCGACCGCCTGCGCGAGGTCCGCGAGGCCGTCGGTGACGAGGTCGACATCGGCGTCGACTTCCACGGCCGCGTCTCGAAGCCGATGGCAAAACGGCTCGCGAAGGCGCTGGAACCGTACGAGCCGATGTTCATCGAGGAGCCCGTCCTCCCGGAACACAACGACGCGCTCCCGGACATCGCCAGCCACACGACGATCCCCATCGCGACTGGCGAGCGGATGTTCTCGCGCTGGGACTACAAGGAGATCTTCGAGGACGGCTCGGTCGACGTCATCCAGCCCGACCTCTCGCACGCCGGCGGCATCACCGAGGTCAAGAAGATCGCGTCGATGGCCGAAGCATACGACGTGGCGCTCGCGCCGCACTGTCCGCTCGGCCCCATCGCCCTGGCCTCCTGTATCCAGGTCGACGCCTGCTCGCCCAACGCGCTCATCCAGGAGCAGAGCCTGAACATCCACTACAACGAGACGACCGACGTACTCGACTACCTCGCCGACCCGTCGGTGTTCGAGTACCAGGACGGGTTCGTCGCCATCCCGGACGAGCCGGGCCTGGGCATCGACATCGACGAGGACTACGTCCGCGAGCAGTCCGGGGAATCAGTCAACTGGCACAATCCGGTCTGGCGCCACGACGACGGCAGCGTCGCCGAGTGGTGA
- a CDS encoding sulfatase-like hydrolase/transferase, which translates to MTDTDGSNVLFVVLDTVRKDRLSVYDADRDTTPHLADFAEEAAVFEQAVAPAPWTLPVHASMFTGLYPSEHGATQEDPYLEGATTLAESLSAAGYDTACYSSNAWITSYTNLTAGFGDHDNFFQIMPSELLSGPLASLWKTMNDNDTLRGVADRLVQVGNKLHEHLAEGGGGDTKTPQVIDKTIDFVDDSDDFFAFINLMDAHLPYHPPEEYAERFAPGVDSTEVCQNSKEFNCGARDIDDEEWAAIRGLYDAELAHIDDQLNRLFSHLKETGQWEDTTVIVCADHGELHGEHDLYGHEFGIYDPLVNVPLMVKHPDVEPGRDDETTVELVDLYHTVLDAAGATGRGKPLSDARSLLSADYREFADDIGGTDRGDVGFVEYHQPVVELRQLEGKAASAGIDLDEQSRFYSRMGAARTPDAKYIHCTRIPDEAYDVESDPGETADLAGTADEPTHLKEALFAFVDAVDATWPDEADGADGDVLGEMDEDTKDRLQDLGYID; encoded by the coding sequence ATGACCGACACGGACGGCTCGAACGTCCTGTTCGTCGTGTTGGATACGGTCCGGAAGGACCGGCTGTCGGTGTACGACGCCGACCGGGACACGACGCCACACCTCGCCGACTTCGCCGAGGAGGCCGCCGTCTTCGAGCAGGCCGTCGCGCCGGCGCCCTGGACGCTGCCCGTCCACGCCTCGATGTTCACCGGCCTCTACCCCAGCGAGCACGGGGCGACCCAGGAGGACCCCTACCTCGAGGGCGCGACGACGCTCGCCGAATCGCTCTCGGCAGCGGGCTACGACACCGCCTGTTACTCCTCGAACGCCTGGATAACCAGTTACACGAACCTCACCGCGGGGTTCGGCGACCACGACAACTTCTTCCAGATTATGCCCAGCGAGTTGCTGTCGGGGCCGCTCGCGAGCCTCTGGAAGACGATGAACGACAACGACACCCTCCGGGGGGTCGCCGACCGACTCGTCCAGGTCGGTAACAAGCTCCACGAACACCTCGCCGAGGGCGGCGGCGGGGACACGAAGACCCCACAGGTCATCGACAAGACCATCGACTTCGTCGACGACTCGGATGACTTCTTCGCCTTCATCAACCTGATGGACGCCCACCTGCCCTACCACCCGCCAGAGGAGTACGCCGAGCGGTTCGCCCCGGGCGTCGACTCCACCGAGGTCTGCCAGAACTCCAAGGAGTTCAACTGCGGCGCACGTGACATCGACGACGAGGAGTGGGCGGCGATTCGGGGCCTCTACGACGCCGAACTCGCCCACATCGACGACCAGCTGAACCGCCTATTCTCGCACCTCAAAGAGACCGGCCAGTGGGAGGACACCACCGTGATTGTCTGTGCGGACCACGGCGAACTGCACGGGGAGCACGACCTCTACGGCCACGAGTTCGGCATCTACGACCCGCTCGTGAACGTCCCCCTGATGGTCAAGCACCCGGACGTCGAACCGGGGCGCGACGACGAGACCACCGTCGAACTGGTCGACCTCTATCATACGGTGCTCGACGCGGCGGGGGCCACCGGCCGGGGCAAGCCCCTCAGCGACGCCCGCTCGCTCCTCTCTGCAGACTACCGCGAGTTCGCCGACGACATCGGCGGCACCGACCGCGGCGACGTCGGCTTCGTCGAGTACCACCAGCCGGTCGTCGAGCTGCGCCAGTTGGAGGGGAAAGCCGCCAGTGCGGGCATCGACTTAGACGAGCAGTCACGCTTCTACTCGCGGATGGGCGCGGCCCGCACGCCCGACGCGAAGTACATCCACTGCACGCGTATCCCGGACGAGGCCTACGACGTCGAGTCCGACCCCGGCGAGACGGCGGACCTGGCCGGGACCGCCGACGAACCGACGCACCTGAAAGAGGCGCTGTTCGCGTTCGTCGACGCGGTCGACGCGACATGGCCCGACGAGGCCGACGGCGCCGACGGCGACGTGCTGGGGGAGATGGACGAAGACACCAAGGACCGCCTGCAGGACCTCGGCTACATCGACTAG
- a CDS encoding lysylphosphatidylglycerol synthase transmembrane domain-containing protein: MTSDTPALDFVNRRTVAQILLGFAVAGIVLALLVDFVGTADVRARLETADLGWVALGCLSTALCLTAWGKAWQLVLEVAGIEERFSRLVVTYYAATFANYVTPLGQAGGEPFIAYVLSRDTEASYQDSLASVVTADLLNLFPFVTFAGVGFAALLYQASLPEAIEPLAGGLVVLSVGVPLVAAIGWRFRDRLREAIVRLSAPVARRTPLFTLDGLRERLHETEAAFERIARDRRALATALTYSYVGWVFFALPLYAAAMAVGESIPLLLVFFIVPASTLAGLVPSPGGSGAVEAALGLLVVTLTPVDPVGATAIAILYRVASYVFALVLGGAAALYVIKRN; encoded by the coding sequence GTGACCTCGGACACGCCCGCGCTCGACTTCGTCAATCGTCGGACCGTCGCGCAGATACTCCTGGGATTCGCCGTCGCGGGCATCGTCCTCGCCCTGCTCGTTGACTTCGTCGGCACCGCGGACGTCCGGGCGCGGCTGGAGACGGCCGACCTCGGGTGGGTCGCGCTCGGCTGTCTCTCGACCGCGCTGTGTCTGACCGCCTGGGGGAAGGCCTGGCAGCTCGTGCTCGAAGTCGCGGGCATCGAAGAGCGCTTCTCGCGCCTCGTCGTGACCTACTACGCCGCGACGTTCGCAAACTACGTCACCCCGCTGGGCCAGGCCGGCGGCGAGCCCTTCATCGCCTACGTCCTCTCGCGGGACACGGAGGCCAGTTATCAGGACAGCCTCGCCAGCGTCGTCACGGCGGACCTGCTCAATCTCTTCCCCTTTGTCACCTTCGCGGGCGTCGGCTTCGCGGCGCTGCTGTACCAGGCGTCGCTCCCCGAGGCCATCGAACCGCTGGCCGGCGGGCTCGTCGTCCTCTCGGTCGGCGTCCCGCTCGTGGCGGCCATCGGCTGGCGCTTTCGCGACCGGCTCAGGGAGGCCATCGTCCGACTGTCGGCACCGGTGGCGCGTCGGACGCCGCTGTTCACCCTCGACGGGCTCCGGGAACGCCTCCACGAGACGGAGGCGGCGTTCGAACGCATCGCCCGGGACCGCCGGGCGCTGGCGACGGCGCTGACCTACTCCTACGTGGGCTGGGTGTTCTTCGCGCTGCCGCTGTACGCCGCCGCGATGGCCGTCGGCGAGTCGATTCCGTTGCTGCTGGTCTTCTTCATCGTCCCCGCCTCGACGCTGGCGGGGCTCGTCCCCTCGCCCGGTGGCTCCGGGGCCGTCGAGGCGGCGCTGGGGCTGCTCGTGGTGACGCTGACGCCGGTCGACCCCGTCGGCGCGACGGCCATCGCCATCCTCTACCGGGTCGCGAGCTACGTCTTCGCGCTCGTGCTCGGCGGGGCGGCGGCGCTGTACGTCATCAAGCGGAACTGA
- a CDS encoding ketopantoate reductase family protein: MDVLVVGAGSLGSLLGGLLAREHDVTLVGREPHVGAVREAGLDVVGTEAFTVSPAARTDVPDATDLALVTVKTYDTADAAAALADCSLDACLSLQNGMGNEAQLAAGVDCPVLAGTCTYGARLVEPGRVDFTGRGEVVLGDREGGASALADEVADAFRLGGVEARVDADMPTRLWEKLAVNAAVNAATALARVENGALADSPGDELLAAAARETARVAREHDVGLSDERAVSLAADVVRKTAPNHSSMYQDVERGTRTEVDAINGYVVDHADGAVPVNETLTRLVRTWETGRNLRCSTN, translated from the coding sequence ATGGACGTCCTCGTCGTCGGCGCCGGCAGCCTCGGGAGCCTCTTGGGGGGGTTGCTCGCCCGTGAGCACGACGTCACGCTCGTCGGCAGGGAGCCACACGTCGGGGCGGTCCGCGAGGCCGGTCTAGACGTCGTCGGGACCGAGGCCTTCACCGTCTCCCCGGCCGCGCGGACAGACGTCCCCGACGCCACCGACCTCGCGCTGGTGACCGTCAAGACCTACGACACCGCCGACGCCGCCGCGGCGCTCGCCGACTGCTCGCTCGACGCGTGTCTCTCGCTGCAGAACGGGATGGGCAACGAGGCACAGCTGGCCGCCGGCGTCGACTGTCCGGTGCTCGCGGGCACCTGCACCTACGGCGCACGCCTCGTCGAACCGGGCCGGGTCGACTTCACCGGCCGCGGCGAGGTAGTGCTCGGGGACCGCGAAGGCGGCGCGTCGGCGCTCGCCGACGAGGTGGCCGACGCCTTCCGCCTCGGGGGCGTCGAGGCACGCGTCGATGCGGACATGCCGACCCGCCTGTGGGAGAAACTCGCGGTCAACGCTGCCGTCAACGCCGCGACGGCGCTCGCCCGCGTCGAGAACGGCGCGCTCGCCGACTCGCCGGGCGACGAACTGCTGGCTGCGGCTGCACGGGAGACAGCACGTGTCGCTCGCGAGCACGACGTCGGGCTGTCGGACGAGCGTGCCGTCTCGCTGGCGGCCGACGTCGTCCGCAAGACCGCCCCCAACCACTCCTCGATGTACCAGGACGTCGAGCGCGGGACGCGGACGGAGGTCGACGCCATCAACGGCTACGTCGTCGACCACGCCGACGGAGCCGTTCCGGTCAACGAGACGCTGACGCGACTCGTCAGGACGTGGGAGACCGGACGGAACCTCCGCTGCAGTACCAATTGA
- a CDS encoding DUF7130 family rubredoxin-like protein — translation MSDASTEEEHTRVSFGQTVYDDEGEELGSIRGFDEHGFYVTTLDGIESLSSEHVSTGVAGEAELMWRCWECGEMGDIQEIPESCPACGAAKENIYYWQED, via the coding sequence ATGAGTGACGCATCAACGGAGGAGGAACACACTCGGGTCTCCTTCGGACAGACAGTGTACGACGACGAGGGCGAGGAACTCGGCTCCATCCGCGGGTTCGACGAGCACGGGTTCTACGTGACGACGCTGGACGGTATCGAGTCGCTCTCCAGCGAACACGTCTCGACGGGCGTCGCCGGCGAGGCCGAACTGATGTGGCGCTGCTGGGAGTGTGGCGAGATGGGCGACATCCAGGAGATTCCCGAGTCCTGTCCCGCCTGCGGGGCGGCGAAGGAGAACATCTACTACTGGCAGGAGGACTAG